A genomic window from Leptolyngbya sp. BL0902 includes:
- a CDS encoding TMEM165/GDT1 family protein produces MNPLTGFTAALLLITLSEIGDKTFFIGMILATRHPRRWVFLGVTMALFVMTTLSVAIGQVATFFPPRIVNGLTVALFLGFGFKLFYDGLAMKGPGSLEDEQIEALEAVEKREQATAARTPQAIVIEAFSLTFVAEWGDRTQLATIALAAAQHPIGVVLGATLGHAICAAIAVACGKLVAGRISERWLMLVGGALFIAFGIVAAIERFGP; encoded by the coding sequence ATGAACCCATTGACTGGCTTTACCGCTGCTTTGCTGCTAATCACCCTGTCGGAAATTGGGGATAAAACTTTCTTCATCGGTATGATCTTAGCCACCCGTCACCCTCGTCGCTGGGTGTTTCTAGGGGTGACGATGGCTCTATTTGTTATGACGACATTATCCGTAGCGATTGGCCAAGTTGCGACCTTTTTTCCCCCTAGGATCGTCAATGGGTTGACCGTGGCTCTCTTCCTGGGGTTTGGCTTTAAACTCTTCTACGATGGCCTCGCCATGAAAGGGCCAGGTAGCCTTGAAGATGAACAAATTGAAGCCCTAGAAGCGGTCGAAAAGCGTGAACAAGCCACAGCCGCACGGACTCCCCAAGCTATCGTCATAGAAGCCTTTAGCCTAACCTTTGTGGCAGAGTGGGGAGACCGCACCCAACTGGCTACTATTGCCCTCGCGGCGGCGCAACATCCCATTGGAGTGGTGCTAGGGGCCACCCTAGGCCATGCTATCTGTGCGGCCATTGCGGTGGCCTGCGGCAAACTGGTAGCAGGGCGGATTTCAGAGCGTTGGTTGATGCTGGTGGGCGGTGCTCTGTTTATTGCGTTTGGCATTGTTGCGGCCATCGAGCGGTTTGGGCCCTAG